A stretch of the Macadamia integrifolia cultivar HAES 741 unplaced genomic scaffold, SCU_Mint_v3 scaffold2308, whole genome shotgun sequence genome encodes the following:
- the LOC122066269 gene encoding protein ALTERED PHOSPHATE STARVATION RESPONSE 1-like, which yields MGCVASKIDKEERVQRCKERKRLMKQLIGSREQFAAAQLAYLQSLKNTGVTLRQFTEPETLELEDDPFGFALPRSPPPPLPPSPPPPPSFSPDLRKVAKVEEEAVQEESIEIDDESSCTTPRPPPLPSPSWDFWDPFDPSSSSPLQQKSEVVRQEGEEEWAETKTEFDEEEEVKEVVAADNVLNLLPEKPPVAELIDDCSSMLSWCTKDTVDMAVVVGRSKKTLAGIVRELDDYFLKASDGGKEIAVLLDINIGDSFYQNIGESNRKRCKSAKVFSSLSKSWSSRSFQSSRDSREFQGPSEPCNLGALCITLDKLYADEQRLYEEIKEEELTKLEYEKKILVLQRQETENEELPRIEKTQLSIECLQSDIMCLQQSISRTCTSILKLRDEELHLQLVELSLGLMHMWRAMYECHQVQNHIAQQMCHLINYPNADPTTDYHRQATSQLETEVTAWYNSFCNLLKSQRGYVRALTKWVQLTNFLEDDQQRSNHPCRVQALCEEWQLALDRLPDKVASESIKSFVSVIHFIILQQAEEHNLQKKYDRLEKKLEKELNSLCEMEKKLDVNFTGNADSTLSPKHPLSIKRAKTEALRKQVEDEKAKYLHSVCVSRAMTLNNLQTSLPNVFQALTGFSSVCIQAFEAIHSHATSIASHAGD from the exons ATGGGTTGTGTTGCGTCGAAGATTGATAAGGAAGAGAGAGTGCAGAGAtgcaaggagagaaagaggctGATGAAGCAATTAATCGGGTCTCGTGAACAATTTGCTGCTGCCCAGTTggcttatttgcaatctttGAAGAACACAGGCGTCACACTTCGGCAATTCACTGAGCCAGAGACGTTGGAACTCGAAGATGATCCATTTGGCTTTGCGTTGCCTCGatcccctcctcctcctttgcctccttcacctccacctcctccttCATTTAGCCCTGATTTAAGGAAGGTTGCAAAGGTGGAGGAAGAAGCTGTTCAAGAGGAAAGCATTGAGATTGACGATGAGAGCAGCTGTACAACTCCGCGGCCACCTCCTCTTCCGAGCCCTTCTTGGGATTTCTGGGACCCTTTTGACccctcttcatcttctccactTCAGCAGAAGAGTGAAGTGGTTCGGCAGGAAGGGGAGGAAGAGTGGGCGGAGACTAAAACAGAAtttgatgaggaagaggaagtaAAGGAAGTAGTTGCAGCAGATAATGTTCTGAATTTGCTTCCAGAGAAGCCTCCAGTGGCAGAATTAATTGATGATTGTTCATCGATGCTGAGCTGGTGTACGAAGGACACTGTAGATATGGCCGTGGTGGTCGGTAGGAGCAAGAAGACATTGGCGGGTATTGTGAGGGAGTTGGATGATTATTTCCTGAAAGCTTCTGATGGTGGGAAGGAAATAGCTGTTCTTCTGGACATCAACATTGGAGACTCTTTCTACCAGAATATAGGAGAAAGCAATA GGAAGAGGTGCAAGTCTGCGAAGGTCTTTAGCTCATTGTCTAAGAGTTGGTCTTCCAGATCATTTCAGTCCAGCAGGGACTCTAGAGAATTTCAAGGCCCAAGTGAACCTTGCAACCTTGGCGCCCTTTGCATCACACTAGATAAGCTTTATGCTGATGAACAAAGACTGTATGAGGAAATTAAG GAGGAGGAACTAACAAAATTGGAGTATGAGAAAAAAATCCTGGTACTGCAAAGACAAGAAACTGAGAATGAAGAGTTGCCAAGGATTGAGAAAACCCAGTTGAGCATTGAGTGTTTGCAGTCTGACATCATGTGTTTGCAACAATCAATAAGTAGGACGTGCACATCAATATTGAAACTCAGAGATGAGGAGCTGCATCTGCAGCTTGTTGAGTTATCATTAGG GTTGATGCACATGTGGAGAGCAATGTATGAATGTCATCAAGTGCAGAACCATATTGCCCAGCAAATGTGCCATCTTATTAATTATCCCAATGCAGATCCCACAACAGACTACCATCGCCAGGCCACATCCCAACTGGAAACAGAGGTCACTGCCTGGTACAATAGCTTTTGCAACCTCCTCAAATCTCAGCGAGGGTATGTACGAGCCCTTACCAAGTGGGTTCAACTAACGAACTTCCTAGAGGATGACCAACAACGAAGTAACCACCCATGCAGGGTTCAAGCCCTCTGTGAAGAATGGCAGCTTGCCCTTGACAGGTTGCCAGACAAG GTAGCCTCTGAATCCATTAAGAGCTTTGTGTCCGTCATCCACTTCATAATCTTGCAGCAGGCTGAAGAACACAACTTGCAGAAGAAGTATGATCGGCTTGAGAAGAAGTTGGAGAAGGAATTGAACTCCCTGTGCGAAATGGAGAAGAAGCTTGATGTGAACTTCACTGGAAATGCAGATTCTACCTTGAGCCCTAAGCATCCTTTATCAATCAAGCGTGCCAAGACTGAGGCCCTTAGGAAGCAGGTAGAGGATGAGAAGGCAAAATATTTGCACTCAGTCTGTGTCAGCCGAGCCATGACCTTGAATAACCTACAGACAAGCCTCCCAAATGTTTTCCAGGCATTAACTGGATTCTCAAGTGTGTGCATTCAGGCTTTTGAGGCTATTCACAGCCATGCAACATCAATAGCTAGTCATGCTGGAGACTAG